The following proteins are co-located in the Pyxicephalus adspersus chromosome Z, UCB_Pads_2.0, whole genome shotgun sequence genome:
- the PRX gene encoding periaxin isoform X1 produces MCDCFNQIFGVTWSPSSTYGVEEEKLEKRVVSKLSEPPQANVKEKFSPLKQRSPPAGHPHLSPEETKDADRAAQKEKLHEELKKVLLLKGQRKSAETEEPTMETKVNITEEKLRALETVEVIVETEAQAGMSGISISGGGKDGLFISDVLKDSPAAKNLPLQEGDQIISARVYFENIKYEDALKILQYAEHYKVSYCLKRTVPSSDVTVSPSSGTVEVKSPRAKMPKMSVKSLTPVKKKKKKVASQVKDSEVSMEAVKGSDLSVADMDIPPVDVEFSFPRFSKLLKTKGGAEGEAALKTTEVSTKITTEEQRGLKMKFPRFRLKDTAEKVSVDEPKAKAKSEVEVKEKTKFGISVPKIKKTKIDVAISKSDVDVSIPKATAESKEESIFKTPQVELDIPLPAIKTETVDISEKVQIPGLGTIVKIPDVEIKVPTTSVELEPPEAKLSIAQLPKVGICTPQIDKESDVAIQVDGRPKTEIKLPSVEIAAPKLDVDLSLPKVEGAVEVEPPETTSHGFQIKLPKFSMSTKSPETGLKTTPPQVKKDIEKKVSEDKLKMPSIKTPQVGLKSKIEGDSPDGQHKSAIKFPSLEISVPKVDVDVTVPKLETGDIAVEPVDVPDVTLKMPKISPPRVRMKVKDAYAARAHMGDVKADTEGAVEFPDVTLQMPKLSLPKVGLIGDKQEVQAEEVVEKGEDVEFKLKGSKIKLPSFGILSSKEKLETEAAEKTSMESEGKLKFPSVKLPSVDISLPQVQVSEPSKLEVTAPTAKVDIKVPELESPDLKMKMPKVSLPKLDISTKLSKAEASPPKVGIHIPSTDSKIKGDVTMKEKHIIPELDISVPKIKPAELGVTLPKSDAPISLEKTKIAMKLPKVESDAIAFDGKMGDSKIGLPSIKMPALEIDAPSLQVDLNLPKMKIDETEIVSDETEAKFQMPRLNLPKLSEVAKDMAVELDVPKITGDLSLPHVTVDTKQPDLDIDKGVKMSLPKVEIGLGKAADLEVGGIELKEKVDVKPSKVKIEKPDVEDIGAKIKLPSVKLPSVEITTPSIPDVDIDKGKPKVAVKVSSKEDLAADVSTEAEARWKAPKFSLRKFGISGSKAKKAGEADILHTEKDTDAAVKGPKLKMPKFGIVFPKAKQDLESGVIKTSKEKVESFDGQIELSTDEKLKLPKVELPAIDISAPKMEVDIAVPKAEVSQISDKPPEINIEVPDVKLNLPKFSLPKFGRDKGTDEDSDSEKVKVAAKVSSSKKTKTLEACAEGSIEAKGKGKELKMKMPTIKMPSFGLSKKDSDVTEAKMELKSPEDKTKKAKVETKVIKDAEEKMPFIKMPTFKMSTPKVEAPKADVSLKGSKEELHLPDIHVKVPQVALPSFGIKSDQAEVTLSKTETSISQKLENLEAQLSEKVKIPPLEISAPSDVPSLQISVPCGKPDICASLPKAEVDVSDADIKRYEGDLKIPKIPSIDFTLPDLELDMRLPKPSVDTSLEHEARLSMEKSTAKLTMPKIELSKFGETEAKDDTSIKTSKIKMPHVDISLPKVKLDEEDIPFIESELKMHGSSFETKSTEATFTLPSVELPKMSTPKIRSPELELDINLKEDDIKSGDTFKTTKADIKVSEGEKHDLKLKMPKIQLPRFGSPSASVQEVDAKAYKQEDGSESGIIGFKLKMPKLQVGSLKGKGDEEKEGDHKVLKKGDLKASDLEDSENGRLFKIKMPSFGITKDSADAATEPLHPSEEGTKFKMPKISLPDVGFAGGDGEAMLSLEGGQASTMDKIKSTTSSSIENLEIDVGLKMPKIKMPTIGLSGRKGDDEMKMTLEESEAKKSFLKMPDVEISAPKIKAHGEYEVDSAKLDIEGGDSSKKSSKIKEEHKLHGTMENDTEKKLKVKLPKVAVSLPKADVELSAPKLKSDTNHGDIALKTMGHKEDHEGKKAKKTFSLGKVKDKTTDLVTSDVDTSLEVEGPDLKIKLPKIKMKPSFSRSRGKGKGTDVNGHPEVADTDISGDGSGKSSKIKFPKLGFSSSKTGELSVNGTGSSGHLNGENELSIQNGSQDGALKVGKLKFPKLEFSSPYKGKEIDSEMNLKLVKKEEQDSKEEADSSFTGKFKSPKIAFSGFKKKDKGEYTTATENVGEGDSKSGRGRISLGFLSSKSKGEYTVDNTSVEEDTEGSTSKDKSAKYKIPKLSLRTKAGTEVDNSKETEKHSEEGSQESFKISLPQVSFTTHQEEQITKEEETTLGFLKVTTTKQIKTETVTEKTLAI; encoded by the exons GTGTAGAGGAAGAAAAATTAGAAAAGCGTGTGGTCAGCAAATTGTCTGAACCCCCA CAAGCAAATGTAAAAGAGAAGTTCAGCCCCCTAAAGCAGAGGTCTCCCCCCGCCGGCCAcccccacctgtccccagagGAAACTAAAGACGCAGATCGAGCG GCACAGAAAGAAAAGCTGCACGAAGAGCTAAAGAAAGTTTTACTACTAAAAGGGCAAAGAAAATCAGCAGAGACAGAGGAACCCACGATGGAGACCAAGGTCAACATCACAGAG GAGAAGCTGAGAGCCTTAGAGACGGTGGAAGTGATTGTAGAAACAGAGGCTCAGGCTGGAATGAGTGGCATCAGCATCTCTGGAGGAGGAAAAGATGGACTGTTCATATCAGATGTCCTCAAAGACTCTCCAGCTGCCAAAAATCTGCCTCTGCAAGAAG GGGACCAGATCATTAGTGCCCGCGTTTACTTTGAAAACATTAAGTATGAAGATGCATTGAAAATTCTACAGTATGCAGAACATTACAAAGTATCCTATTGTCTCAAGAGAACAGTGCCCTCAAGCGATGTCACAGTGTCGCCAAGCTCTGGGACCGTGGAGGTGAAAAGCCCAAGAGCCAAGATGCCAAAAATG tctgtgaAGAGCTTGACacctgtaaagaagaaaaaaaagaaggtggcAAGTCAAGTGAAGGACTCTGAAGTTTCAATGGAAGCTGTTAAAGGCTCTGATCTTTCTGTCGCCGATATGGACATTCCACCAGTAGATGTCGAGTTTTCCTTCCCCAGATTCTCCAAGCTACTGAAAACAAAAGGTGGTGCAGAAGGGGAAGCTGCACTTAAGACTACAGAGGTTTCCACAAAAATTACTACTGAAGAGCAAAGAGGCCTAAAAATGAAATTTCCACGATTTCGGCTAAAGGATACTGCTGAAAAAGTTTCAGTAGACGAACCAAAAGCAAAAGCTAAATCTGAGGTTGAAgttaaagaaaaaactaaatttggGATATCtgttcctaaaattaaaaaaacgaaAATAGATGTGGCCATATCAAAGTCAGATGTTGACGTGTCTATTCCAAAGGCTACAGCTGAAAGCAAAGAAGAATCAATCTTCAAGACACCTCAAGTAGAACTTGACATTCCTCTGCCTGCTATAAAAACTGAAACAGTAGATATTTCTGAAAAGGTTCAAATACCTGGACTGGGCACTATTGTTAAAATTCCAGATGTTGAGATCAAGGTTCCAACAACTAGTGTGGAACTGGAACCTCCAGAGGCTAAGCTCAGTATTGCCCAATTGCCAAAAGTTGGTATTTGTACTCCTCAAATTGACAAGGAGTCAGATGTTGCTATTCAGGTTGATGGAAGGCccaaaacagaaattaaattgCCATCTGTTGAAATAGCAGCACCTAAACTGGATGTCGACTTGAGCCTGCCAAAAGTTGAAGGTGCTGTAGAAGTTGAACCTCCTGAAACTACTAGCCATGGCTTTCAGATCAAATTGCCAAAATTTAGCATGTCTACAAAATCTCCAGAAACTGGTTTAAAAACAACACCACCACAAGTCAAAAAAGATATTGAGAAGAAAGTTTCTGAAGATAAGCTAAAAATGCCTTCTATAAAAACGCCACAAGTTGGGCTAAAGAGTAAGATTGAAGGAGATAGCCCTGATGGTCAACACAAAAGTGCCATAAAATTTCCATCTCTTGAAATATCAGTTCCAAAAGTGGATGTTGATGTAACTGTCCCTAAGCTGGAAACAGGGGACATTGCTGTTGAACCAGTAGACGTTCCAGATGTGAcgttaaaaatgccaaaaataagcCCTCCTAGGGTACGTATGAAAGTCAAGGATGCTTATGCTGCAAGAGCCCATATGGGTGATGTGAAAGCAGACACAGAGGGTGCAGTTGAATTTCCTGATGTGACACTTCAAATGCCAAAACTAAGCTTACCTAAAGTGGGTTTAATAGGTGATAAGCAGGAGGTTCAGGCCGAAGAGGTAGTGGAGAAAGGTGAAGATGTAGAGTTTAAATTGAAAGGGTCTAAAATTAAATTGCCCAGCTTTGGAATTTTGTCATCCAAGGAGAAATTAGAGACTGAGGCTGCTGAAAAAACATCTATGGAATCGGAAGGGAAGCTAAAATTTCCCTCTGTTAAGTTGCCATCTGTGGATATTTCATTGCCGCAAGTCCAAGTCAGTGAGCCAAGTAAACTGGAAGTTACAGCTCCCACAGCTAAGGTAGATATTAAAGTTCCTGAGCTGGAAAGTCCAGACTTAAAAATGAAGATGCCCAAAGTCTCTTTACCCAAATTAGATATCTCAACAAAGCTTAGCAAAGCTGAGGCATCCCCTCCAAAAGTTGGAATCCACATTCCAAGCACTGATTCAAAAATAAAAGGTGATGTAACTATGAAAGAGAAACACATTATCCCTGAATTGGATATTTCTGTTCCCAAGATTAAACCTGCTGAACTTGGTGTAACGTTACCTAAATCTGATGCCCCTATTTCACTTGAAAAGACAAAAATTGCAATGAAACTTCCAAAAGTGGAGTCTGATGCAATAGCATTTGATGGGAAAATGGGAGACTCAAAAATTGGTCTTCCCTCCATTAAAATGCCTGCTCTGGAGATAGATGCCCCAAGTCTTCAAGTTGACCTAAACCTTCCAAAAATGAAGATTGATGAAACTGAGATCGTTAGTGATGAAACTGAGGCTAAATTTCAAATGCCTAGGCTAAACCTTCCTAAATTAAGTGAGGTAGCCAAAGATATGGCTGTGGAACTTGATGTTCCAAAGATCACAGGAGATTTGTCTTTACCACATGTTACTGTGGACACAAAGCAACCTGATCTAGATATAGATAAAGGTGTAAAAATGAGTTTACCTAAAGTTGAGATCGGTTTAGGCAAAGCTGCAGACCTTGAAGTTGGTGGAATTGAGCTCAAGGAAAAAGTTGACGTCAAGCCctctaaagtaaaaatagagAAGCCTGATGTTGAAGATATAGGAGCCAAAATTAAGTTGCCATCAGTAAAACTTCCTTCTGTTGAAATCACCACACCCAGTATTCCTGATGTAGACATTGACAAAGGTAAACCAAAGGTTGCTGTGAAGGTATCAAGTAAAGAGGATTTAGCAGCAGATGTTTCCACTGAGGCTGAAGCTAGATGGAAAGCTCCAAAGTTTTCTCTTCGTAAATTTGGTATTTCAGGttccaaagcaaaaaaagctgGTGAAGCAGACATATTGCACACAGAGAAGGATACAGATGCTGCAGTCAAAGGACCAAAGTTAAAAATGCCTAAATTTGGTATAGTTTTCCCAAAAGCAAAGCAGGATCTTGAAAGTGGAGTCATAAAAACTAGTAAAGAGAAAGTAGAGTCCTTTGATGGTCAAATAGAACTATCCACTGATGAGAAATTGAAGCTTCCAAAAGTAGAACTGCCTGCTATTGACATCTCTGCTCCAAAAATGGAAGTGGACATTGCAGTTCCAAAAGCTGAAGTATCGCAAATCTCAGACAAGCCACCTGAAATAAATATTGAGGTTCCAGATGTAAAGCTGAACCTTCCAAAATTTTCTTTGCCAAAATTTGGAAGGGACAAAGGAACTGATGAAGACTCAGATTCAGAAAAAGTAAAAGTTGCAGCCAAAGTCTCTtcatctaaaaaaacaaagactCTTGAGGCATGTGCTGAAGGTAGCATTGAGGCTAAAGGAAAAGgcaaagaattaaaaatgaaaatgccaacGATCAAGATGCCTTCATTTGGATTATCAAAGAAAGATTCTGATGTCACTGAAGCAAAAATGGAACTCAAATCACCTGAagataaaactaaaaaagcaaaagTAGAAACAAAAGTTATTAAGGATGCAGaagaaaaaatgccttttattaaAATGCCTACATTTAAAATGTCCACTCCAAAAGTGGAAGCACCTAAAGCTGATGTTTCACTAAAAGGTTCAAAAGAAGAACTTCACCTGCCAGATATTCATGTGAAGGTACCCCAAGTAGCATTGCCTTCTTTTGGTATAAAAAGTGATCAAGCAGAAGTCACCCTTTCAAAGACAGAGACATCGATATCACAAAAACTGGAAAACTTAGAGGCTCAGCTCAGTGAAAAGGTGAAGATTCCCCCTCTGGAGATCTCTGCTCCATCAGATGTTCCTTCTTTGCAAATATCTGTCCCTTGTGGTAAACCAGATATTTGTGCCTCCTTACCAAAAGCAGAAGTGGATGTTTCTGATGCAGATATTAAGAGATATGAAGGTGACTTAAAAATACCCAAAATACCATCCATTGATTTCACTTTGCCAGATCTAGAATTGGACATGAGATTACCCAAACCAAGTGTGGACACCTCTTTAGAACATGAAGCTAGGCTTAGCATGGAAAAGTCAACTGCAAAATTAACAATGCCAAAGATTGAACTGTCAAAGTTTGGGGAGACAGAGGCCAAAGATGACACCAGCattaaaacatctaaaattaaaatgccACATGTTGACATTTCACTTCCCAAAGTCAAATTAGATGAAGAAGATATACCGTTTATTGAAAGTGAACTAAAAATGCATGGTTCAAGTTTTGAAACAAAATCTACTGAAGCAACATTTACTTTGCCTTCTGTAGAATTGCCAAAAATGTCTACTCCCAAAATAAGGTCTCCAGAACTTGAGCTGGATATCAACCTAAAAGAAGATGATATAAAAAGTGGGGATACATTTAAGACAACAAAGGCAGATATAAAGGTTTCTGAAGGTGAGAAACATGATCTGAAACTCAAAATGCCAAAAATCCAGCTACCTAGATTTGGGAGTCCAAGTGCTAGTGTACAAGAAGTAGATGCTAAGGCTTACAAACAAGAGGATGGTTCTGAATCAGGGATTATAGGATTTAAACTTAAAATGCCTAAGCTCCAGGTAGGATCTCTTAAGGGAAAAGGAGATGAAGAGAAAGAAGGTGACCATAAAGTGttaaagaaaggtgatttaaaagCTTCTGATCTTGAAGACTCTGAAAATGGACGGCTGTTCAAAATCAAGATGCCTTCATTTGGAATTACTAAGGACAGTGCAGATGCTGCTACTGAGCCACTGCATCCATCTGAAGAAGGTACAAagtttaaaatgccaaaaatatcTCTGCCTGATGTTGGATTTGCAGGAGGTGATGGTGAGGCAATGTTGTCTTTAGAAGGTGGTCAAGCCAGTActatggacaaaataaaaagcaccaCATCATCAAGCATTGAGAATTTAGAAATAGACGTGGGtctaaaaatgccaaaaatcaAGATGCCAACCATTGGATTATCTGGAAGAAAGGGAGATGATGAAATGAAGATGACTCTTGAAGAGTCAGAGGCAAAGAAGTCTTTCCTTAAGATGCCAGATGTGGAAATTTCTGCTCCAAAGATTAAGGCACATGGGGAATATGAAGTGGATAGTGCAAAACTAGACATAGAAGGAGGTGACTCTTCAAAGAAAAGCAGTAAAATCAAAGAGGAGCACAAACTTCATGGCACCATGGAAAATGATACTGAAAAgaaacttaaagtgaaactaccCAAGGTTGCTGTCAGTCTACCTAAAGCCGATGTGGAACTTTCTGCACCCAAACTAAAGTCAGATACAAATCATGGTGACATAGCTTTGAAAACTATGGGCCACAAAGAAGATCATGAGGGAAAGAAAGCCAAAAAGACTTTCTCTCTTGGAAAAGTCAAGGATAAAACTACAGACCTAGTAACATCTGATGTGGATACTAGTCTGGAAGTTGAAGGACCAGACTTGAAGATAAAGTTaccaaagataaaaatgaaaCCTTCCTTTAGTCGGTCACGAGGAAAGGGGAAAGGGACAGACGTTAATGGACACCCTGAGGTTGCAGATACTGATATAAGTGGTGATGGCTCAGGGAAATCTTCAAAGATTAAGTTTCCCAAGTTAGGGTTTTCTTCCTCAAAGACTGGCGAGCTAAGTGTAAATGGAACTGGTTCTTCTGGCCACCTGAATGGTGAGAATGAGCTATCTATCCAAAATGGATCACAGGATGGTGCATTAAAAGTTGGAAAACTTAAGTTTCCTAAACTGGAATTTTCTTCACCATACAAAGGCAAAGAAATAGACTCTGAAATGAATCTTAAGTTGGTGAAGAAGGAAGAACAGGATTCTAAAGAAGAAGCAGACAGCTCCTTTACTGGAAAATTTAAATCTCCAAAGATAGCCTTCTCTGGGTTCAAGAAAAAAGATAAGGGTGAGTATACAACTGCAACAGAAAATGTTGGAGAGGGAGACTCAAAATCAGGAAGGGGTCGTATCTCACTTGGATTCCTATCAAGCAAATCCAAGGGGGAGTACACAGTAGACAATACCAGCGTAGAGGAAGACACAGAGGGGAGCACCAGCAAAGACAAATCAGCTAAATATAAGATACCTAAATTATCTTTGAGGACCAAGGCAGGGACAGAAGTGGACAATTctaaagagacagaaaaacacTCAGAAGAAGGTTCTCAAGAAAGTTTCAAGATTAGCCTGCCGCAAGTGAGCTTTACCACCCATCAGGAAGAACAGATTACCAAGGAGGAAGAGACTACTCTGGGCTTTTTGAAAGTTACAACGACAAAACAGATCAAGACAGAGACTGTAACAGAAAAGACATTGGCCATATAA